One window of the Salvia splendens isolate huo1 chromosome 1, SspV2, whole genome shotgun sequence genome contains the following:
- the LOC121808250 gene encoding uncharacterized protein LOC121808250, whose amino-acid sequence MERAVKQRDPDQFIIRCSIGEGKVDKALCDLGASFNLTPLKYYEKLNIRPLKTSDVIISLADNTTIKTMGMIEDVLVKVDDFIFLADFIILDMKIDKNVPIILGRDFLATCKALIDVDRGEITIRDNYSRFTYKIESEMLKYEEAQQAKMERECRAVMMTDTSNPFRPLEGEDS is encoded by the coding sequence ATGGAGAGAGCAGTGAAGCAAAGAGATCCCGACCAGTTCATAATTAGGTGTTCAATTGGAGAAGGGAAAGTGGACAAGGCCCTTTGCGATCTAGGGGCTAGCTTCAACCTCACGCCGCTGAAATACTACGAAAAGCTCAACATCCGGCCTCTCAAGACGTCGGATGTGATCATAAGCTTGGCCGACAACACGACAATCAAGACAATGGGCATGATTGAGGATGTCTTGGTAAAGGTAGACGATTTTATCTTCCTTGCCGACTTCATCATACTTGATATGAAAATAGACAAAAATGTACCTATAATCTTAGGCAGAGATTTTCTAGCCACATGCAAAGCTCTTATTGATGTAGATAGAGGCGAGATCACAATTAGAGACAATTACAGCCGCTTCACCTACAAGATTGAGAGTGAAATGCTTAAGTATGAAGAGGCGCAACAAGCCAAGATGGAGCGTGAATGCAGGGCGGTCATGATGACCGACACGTCTAACCCTTTTAGGCCATTAGAAGGGGAGGATTCTTGA
- the LOC121808333 gene encoding uncharacterized protein LOC121808333, with product MNLDAKAGATERRMHLQEIEELCLDAYDSAMWYKKKTKMWHGKNLRKKELKVDHRVLLFQSRLKLIPGKLRSRWIGPYTIVAIRANGAVELQGSDPDSPTFMANGHRVKPYREGMEAFVVDDIPLLMPISCQ from the coding sequence ATGAATTTGGATGCCAAGGCTGGTGCCACAGAGAGGAGAATGCATCTACAAGAGATCGAAGAACTCTGCCTTGATGCCTATGAttctgccatgtggtacaagaaAAAGACGAAGATGTGGCATGGCAAGAACCTTCGCaagaaggaactcaaggtggACCATAGAGTGCTTCTCTTCCAATCCAGACTCAAACTAATACCAGGGAAACTAAGGTCAAGATGGATTGGTCCTTATACCATTGTCGCCATCAGAGCAAATGGAGCAGTCGAACTCCAGGGGAGTGATCCAGACTCGCCTACCTTCATGGCGAATGGTCACAGGGTGAAGCCGTACAGAGAAGGAATGGAGGCATTTgtggtggacgacattccactactcatgcctaTCTCTTGCCAATAA